In one Methanoculleus horonobensis genomic region, the following are encoded:
- a CDS encoding tetratricopeptide repeat protein produces MATRDEDAERWYHRGQVLCTTRCFNDAVVCYDKALELSPDDPLLWKRKGFALIKAGRYDEAVACFDKALAADPDDATAWQRKSYALAHLGKHEDAVACCDRALRLDPEHILAWQSRGWVLGVMCRYDEALECYEAVLSIDPERGSAAWHRERMRERRELAALEAEIREAERIIEVPACIRDVARERDYANVDLARMLLCELARRAERAAIQRR; encoded by the coding sequence ATGGCGACAAGAGATGAGGATGCCGAACGATGGTATCACAGAGGTCAGGTTCTCTGCACCACCCGATGCTTCAACGATGCGGTCGTCTGTTACGATAAGGCACTTGAACTCTCTCCCGACGACCCTCTCCTCTGGAAAAGGAAGGGGTTTGCTCTCATCAAGGCCGGCCGCTACGACGAGGCGGTCGCCTGCTTCGATAAGGCGCTCGCCGCAGATCCCGACGATGCGACGGCATGGCAGCGGAAGAGCTACGCTCTCGCGCACCTCGGGAAACACGAAGATGCGGTCGCCTGCTGTGATCGGGCGCTCAGGCTTGACCCGGAGCACATTCTCGCCTGGCAGAGCCGGGGCTGGGTGCTCGGGGTGATGTGCCGTTACGACGAGGCGCTGGAATGTTATGAGGCGGTTCTCTCGATCGACCCGGAACGTGGGTCGGCAGCCTGGCACCGGGAGCGGATGCGGGAGAGGAGAGAACTCGCGGCGCTCGAGGCAGAGATCCGGGAGGCCGAGCGGATCATCGAGGTGCCGGCCTGCATCCGCGACGTCGCCCGGGAGCGGGACTACGCCAACGTCGATCTCGCGCGGATGCTGCTTTGCGAACTCGCCCGCCGGGCAGAGAGGGCGGCGATCCAGCGCCGGTGA
- a CDS encoding hemerythrin domain-containing protein, translating to MAQSVIDILKQEHEMVLSQLSELSSKGTSSREQKYNALKENLIPHMIGEEQAVYPKLMDSGMQEIALESIEEHNAVKTLLSQLDSASTSEEDVWVAKVTVIKENVEHHISEEEEHIFPEMQQKMSSDDLSSLGSSYEEAKKSALPVAAR from the coding sequence ATGGCACAGAGCGTTATCGACATACTGAAGCAGGAGCACGAGATGGTGCTCTCGCAACTCTCGGAACTCTCGAGCAAGGGCACGAGCAGCCGGGAGCAGAAGTACAACGCATTAAAGGAGAACCTCATACCGCACATGATCGGAGAAGAGCAGGCCGTATACCCGAAACTCATGGACTCGGGGATGCAGGAGATAGCCCTCGAATCGATCGAGGAGCACAACGCGGTCAAGACGCTCCTATCCCAGCTCGACAGCGCATCCACGTCGGAGGAAGACGTCTGGGTGGCGAAAGTGACGGTGATCAAGGAGAACGTGGAACACCACATCAGCGAGGAGGAGGAGCATATCTTCCCCGAGATGCAGCAGAAGATGAGCAGCGACGATCTCTCGAGTCTTGGGAGCAGCTACGAGGAGGCAAAGAAGAGCGCGCTCCCCGTTGCGGCACGCTGA
- the fni gene encoding type 2 isopentenyl-diphosphate Delta-isomerase, with protein MKKETATSSRKRDHLQICCEQPVEAGDAGFGDVRLVHNALPECDMDAIETKTRFLDRALGSPLFIAAMTGGHPDTLEVNRRLARAAERYNLGMGVGSQRAALEKPELEESFTVVREEAPHAFLCANLGIIQLRDHGIEWAERAVEMIDAQAIAIHINSLQEAIQPEGDHNAEGCIEVLRNLCKEFSYPVIVKETGSGISAGTARIIRGAGASAIDIGGYGGTSWAKIERLRASGSELADLGEAFLSWGIPTVVSLHEVRTIEGPIIATGGLRTGVDIAKAIALGADLGGMALPLLKPAMESENALSLAVEAMHRELRVAMFLTGSRSVADLRHARTYITGLTRQMIENSD; from the coding sequence ATGAAGAAAGAGACCGCGACGTCTTCAAGAAAACGGGATCACCTGCAGATATGCTGCGAGCAGCCCGTCGAGGCCGGCGACGCCGGCTTTGGGGACGTGCGCCTGGTGCATAACGCTCTTCCCGAGTGCGACATGGACGCGATCGAGACGAAGACGCGGTTCCTCGATAGAGCACTCGGTTCCCCCCTCTTCATTGCAGCGATGACCGGAGGACATCCGGACACCCTCGAGGTGAACCGACGGCTGGCACGTGCCGCCGAACGGTATAACCTCGGCATGGGTGTCGGTTCTCAGCGAGCGGCACTGGAGAAGCCCGAACTGGAGGAGAGTTTCACTGTCGTGCGGGAGGAAGCGCCACACGCGTTCCTCTGCGCGAACCTTGGAATCATCCAGCTCCGCGACCACGGCATCGAGTGGGCGGAGCGGGCTGTCGAGATGATCGATGCACAGGCGATCGCCATCCACATCAATTCGCTTCAGGAAGCGATTCAGCCGGAGGGCGATCACAACGCAGAGGGATGCATCGAAGTGCTGCGCAACCTCTGCAAAGAGTTCTCCTACCCCGTCATCGTGAAGGAGACAGGTTCCGGCATATCGGCCGGAACCGCAAGGATTATCCGGGGTGCCGGAGCAAGCGCCATCGATATCGGCGGCTACGGAGGCACGTCGTGGGCGAAGATTGAACGCCTGCGGGCGAGCGGCTCCGAACTCGCCGATCTCGGGGAGGCATTCCTCTCGTGGGGCATACCGACGGTGGTGAGCCTCCACGAGGTGCGGACGATAGAAGGCCCGATCATCGCGACGGGCGGACTACGAACAGGTGTCGACATCGCTAAGGCCATCGCTCTCGGGGCAGACCTCGGGGGCATGGCGCTCCCCCTCTTGAAACCAGCCATGGAGAGCGAGAACGCGCTCTCTCTGGCCGTCGAAGCGATGCACCGCGAACTCCGCGTGGCGATGTTCCTGACGGGATCCCGGTCTGTAGCGGATCTCCGGCACGCCAGGACGTATATAACCGGCCTGACCCGGCAAATGATTGAAAACAGCGACTAA
- a CDS encoding glutamate--tRNA ligase — protein MDGDIEHLLFIYALQNAVKHDSAPKSGTVIGTVLGKHPEFRSRARELGPLAGKAVAEVAQMSAAERKSRLEALAPELLAELTETHEHVRELPALEGAENGVVMRFAPNPSGPLHLGHARASILNDYYVKRYGGRYVLRIEDTDPRRVDPEAYEMVREDIAWLGLGITDIVYQSDRLDIYYDWCRRLIELGGAYVCVCDSERFRELKLKGKACPCRERTVEENLELWQQMLDQEFYEGDATVRVKTDLTHPDPAMRDYSAMRIVNAPLHPRVDATVFPLMNFSVAVDDHLLGITHVIRGKDHIANTRRQRYIFDYFGWKPPVYRHYGRMGISGVVLSTSGMREGIKSGLYTGWDDIHLGTMRAIARRGIEPEAVRNAMVDIGIGETDISFSWENLYSRNKELVDPKANRYFFVPDPVEVTVEGAPRREAHALLHPNDPSRGVRTLVAEGAILLPRADIEGKSMVRLKDLYNVKIEWDGDALRVSYAGDSLEEARHEKAPIIQWLPADAKLPCTLLRQDGSLEGFCEPLVAGETDRVVQFERIGFARIDSADGGRVSAYFAHR, from the coding sequence ATGGACGGCGATATCGAGCACCTGCTCTTTATCTACGCTCTGCAGAACGCGGTGAAGCACGACAGCGCCCCGAAGAGCGGGACGGTCATCGGCACGGTGCTCGGCAAGCACCCCGAGTTCCGGAGCCGTGCGCGGGAACTCGGCCCTCTTGCAGGGAAGGCGGTCGCAGAGGTGGCGCAGATGAGCGCGGCGGAGAGGAAGAGCCGGCTCGAAGCACTCGCGCCCGAACTTCTCGCGGAACTCACCGAGACGCACGAACACGTCCGGGAACTCCCTGCTCTCGAGGGGGCGGAGAACGGCGTGGTGATGCGGTTTGCGCCGAATCCGAGCGGCCCGCTGCACCTCGGGCATGCCCGCGCCTCCATCTTGAACGACTACTACGTCAAGCGCTACGGCGGCCGATACGTCCTCCGCATCGAGGATACCGACCCGCGGAGGGTCGATCCCGAGGCATACGAGATGGTCCGGGAAGATATCGCGTGGCTGGGGCTCGGGATCACCGATATCGTCTACCAGAGCGACCGCCTCGATATCTACTACGATTGGTGCAGGAGACTGATCGAACTCGGCGGCGCCTACGTCTGCGTCTGCGACTCCGAACGCTTCCGCGAACTCAAACTCAAGGGGAAGGCCTGCCCCTGCCGGGAGCGGACGGTGGAGGAGAACCTGGAACTCTGGCAGCAGATGCTTGATCAGGAGTTCTACGAGGGCGACGCGACCGTCCGGGTGAAGACGGATCTCACCCACCCCGACCCGGCGATGCGGGACTACTCCGCGATGCGGATCGTGAACGCGCCGCTCCACCCGCGGGTGGACGCCACGGTCTTTCCGCTGATGAACTTCTCGGTCGCGGTGGACGACCACCTGCTCGGGATCACTCACGTCATCCGCGGCAAGGACCATATCGCGAACACGAGACGCCAGCGGTACATCTTCGACTACTTCGGCTGGAAGCCGCCGGTCTACCGCCACTACGGCCGTATGGGGATATCGGGCGTCGTTCTCTCGACGTCGGGGATGCGCGAAGGGATCAAGAGCGGCCTCTACACGGGCTGGGACGACATCCACCTCGGGACGATGCGGGCGATCGCGCGTCGCGGCATCGAGCCGGAGGCCGTCCGGAACGCCATGGTCGATATCGGGATCGGGGAGACCGACATATCGTTCTCGTGGGAGAACCTCTACTCCCGGAACAAGGAGCTCGTCGACCCGAAGGCGAACCGCTACTTCTTCGTCCCCGACCCGGTCGAGGTCACGGTGGAGGGCGCCCCGCGCCGTGAGGCGCATGCTCTTCTCCATCCGAACGATCCCTCCCGGGGGGTTCGCACCCTCGTCGCGGAGGGAGCAATCCTCCTCCCGCGGGCGGATATCGAAGGGAAGAGCATGGTCAGGTTAAAAGACCTCTACAACGTGAAGATCGAGTGGGACGGCGATGCGTTGCGGGTATCCTACGCGGGCGACTCGCTCGAAGAGGCCCGGCACGAGAAGGCGCCGATCATCCAGTGGCTGCCGGCGGACGCGAAACTCCCCTGCACCCTTCTCCGGCAGGACGGGAGCCTCGAAGGGTTCTGCGAGCCGCTGGTCGCGGGAGAGACCGACCGCGTCGTCCAGTTCGAGCGGATCGGGTTTGCCCGGATCGATTCGGCGGACGGCGGCCGGGTAAGCGCGTATTTTGCGCACCGGTGA
- a CDS encoding RNase J family beta-CASP ribonuclease → MDIEIIAVGGYNEVGRNMTAVRCGKEIVIFDMGLRLDQVMIHEDADIENMHSLDLIEMKAIPDDTIMNATEGSVKAIVCSHGHLDHIGAIPKLAHRYNAPIISTPYTSELIRQQIAGEQKFGVNNKLFALKAGQRYTISPHLTLEFVQAQHSIIDTVFPVLHTPRGAVVYANDFKLDRTPVLGAPPDFARLRQIGKEGVIALITESVNIADNGRCPSERIARDLVRDTITSYEDDKGALFVSTFSSHISRVKAIAECAHEIGRKPVLLGRSMERYSSAAEQLKLVAFPESLSMFGNRRTVDRTLRRIMKTGKDKFLPIVTGHQGETGAILTRIVMGDTPYKMEKGDKILFSAKVIPNPMNYGQRYLVEARAKMAGVRIFDELHVSGHAYKEDHYEFLHLLNPQHIVPSHGDIGMTGGYARFAEELGYTLGNDLHILRNGSRLLIK, encoded by the coding sequence ATGGATATTGAGATCATAGCAGTGGGCGGATATAACGAAGTCGGCAGAAATATGACTGCCGTCCGCTGCGGAAAAGAGATTGTCATCTTTGATATGGGTCTTAGGCTCGACCAGGTGATGATCCACGAGGATGCTGATATCGAGAATATGCATTCCCTGGACCTGATCGAGATGAAGGCCATTCCTGATGACACCATCATGAATGCGACCGAGGGGAGCGTCAAGGCTATCGTCTGTTCGCACGGACACCTTGACCATATCGGTGCTATACCGAAACTGGCGCACCGCTACAACGCCCCGATCATCAGCACGCCTTACACCTCGGAACTGATCCGACAGCAAATTGCAGGCGAACAGAAGTTCGGAGTGAACAACAAGCTCTTCGCCCTGAAAGCCGGGCAGCGCTATACCATCTCCCCGCACCTGACGCTCGAGTTCGTGCAGGCCCAGCACTCGATCATCGATACGGTCTTCCCGGTCCTGCACACGCCAAGAGGCGCGGTCGTCTATGCAAACGACTTCAAACTCGACCGGACGCCGGTGCTCGGGGCGCCCCCTGACTTCGCCAGGCTGCGGCAGATCGGGAAGGAGGGTGTCATTGCCCTCATCACGGAGAGCGTCAACATCGCCGATAACGGCCGGTGCCCGAGCGAGAGGATCGCGCGGGACCTCGTACGGGATACCATCACGAGTTACGAGGACGACAAAGGCGCTCTCTTCGTCTCGACGTTCTCGTCGCATATATCCCGTGTCAAGGCCATCGCCGAATGTGCCCACGAGATCGGCAGAAAACCGGTCCTGCTCGGGCGGTCGATGGAGCGCTACAGCTCGGCGGCCGAACAGTTGAAACTGGTCGCGTTCCCCGAGTCCCTCTCCATGTTCGGCAACCGCCGGACCGTTGATAGGACGCTGCGCCGGATCATGAAGACCGGGAAGGATAAGTTCCTCCCGATCGTCACCGGCCACCAGGGAGAGACAGGCGCCATCCTGACAAGGATCGTGATGGGGGACACCCCCTACAAGATGGAGAAGGGCGACAAGATCCTCTTCTCCGCAAAGGTGATCCCGAACCCAATGAACTACGGCCAGCGTTACCTGGTCGAGGCCCGTGCCAAGATGGCGGGCGTGCGGATCTTCGATGAACTGCACGTCTCGGGTCACGCTTACAAAGAGGACCACTACGAGTTCCTGCATCTCTTAAATCCCCAGCATATCGTCCCGTCTCACGGCGACATCGGGATGACCGGCGGCTACGCGAGGTTCGCGGAGGAGCTCGGGTATACGCTCGGCAACGACCTCCATATCCTCCGGAACGGGAGCAGACTGTTGATAAAGTAG
- a CDS encoding APC family permease: MPNEDRGTPTPGTKLRRELGLPAVTLSGIGIILGAGIYALLGEAAGMAGNAVWLTFAVAAAIAAFSALGYAELSSMFPRASAEFEYVRNAFGRGLAFVVGWLIIFSGILGAATVSLGFAGYFSDLVGFPPLPSAILLLLVLAGILFYGIKETARAAIAMTLVEVGGIVMVILIGLPHLGRVDYFEMPLGVPGLLQASALVFFAYMGFEEMVKLSEETRDPERTIPIALMIALAVSVLLYILVSLAAVSVVGWEQLAASRAPFAEVASVALGPAAFTVISVIALFATANTALLMMMASSRITYGMASSFSLPSILARVHPRTRTPWTAIVAVLLASIAFLFAGEIDFVANVTNFTLFVTFVVINAAVILLRYRAPEVARPFRIPGSIGRFPVIPAVGIVSTLLLLAQLELLVLLIGGMVVVIGAAIALVGTRRPPSA; the protein is encoded by the coding sequence ATGCCAAACGAGGATCGGGGCACCCCTACTCCCGGGACGAAGCTCCGGCGCGAGCTCGGCCTTCCCGCGGTCACCCTCTCGGGCATCGGGATCATCCTCGGGGCCGGGATCTATGCCCTGCTCGGGGAAGCGGCCGGCATGGCCGGAAACGCCGTCTGGCTGACCTTTGCCGTCGCCGCCGCCATCGCCGCCTTCAGCGCGCTCGGCTACGCCGAACTCTCGTCGATGTTCCCTCGTGCCAGCGCCGAGTTCGAGTATGTCAGAAACGCCTTCGGGAGGGGGCTCGCGTTCGTCGTCGGGTGGCTGATCATCTTCTCCGGCATCCTCGGGGCCGCAACCGTCTCGCTCGGGTTTGCCGGCTACTTCTCGGATCTCGTCGGCTTCCCGCCCCTCCCCTCCGCCATCCTGCTCCTCCTCGTCCTTGCCGGGATCCTCTTCTACGGCATCAAGGAGACCGCCCGGGCCGCCATCGCGATGACCCTCGTCGAGGTCGGAGGAATCGTCATGGTCATCCTGATCGGCCTCCCGCACCTCGGACGGGTAGACTACTTCGAGATGCCCCTCGGGGTTCCGGGTCTCCTGCAGGCCTCCGCGCTCGTCTTCTTTGCCTACATGGGATTTGAGGAGATGGTGAAACTCTCGGAGGAGACCAGAGACCCGGAGCGAACCATCCCCATCGCCCTGATGATTGCGCTCGCCGTCTCCGTCCTCCTCTACATCCTGGTCTCCCTCGCCGCCGTATCAGTCGTCGGGTGGGAGCAGCTCGCCGCATCGAGGGCGCCCTTCGCCGAAGTCGCGTCCGTCGCTCTCGGCCCTGCGGCGTTCACCGTCATCTCCGTCATCGCCCTCTTCGCCACGGCGAACACCGCTCTCCTGATGATGATGGCGTCGTCCCGGATCACCTATGGGATGGCCTCCTCCTTCTCGCTCCCGTCCATCCTCGCCCGGGTGCATCCCCGGACACGGACGCCGTGGACTGCCATCGTCGCCGTCCTGCTCGCCTCCATCGCGTTCCTCTTTGCCGGCGAGATCGACTTCGTCGCGAACGTCACGAACTTCACGCTCTTCGTGACGTTCGTCGTCATCAATGCAGCCGTGATCCTGCTCCGCTATCGTGCGCCGGAAGTTGCCCGGCCGTTCCGGATACCGGGCAGCATCGGCAGGTTCCCGGTCATCCCGGCCGTCGGTATCGTCTCGACCCTCCTTCTCCTCGCCCAGCTGGAACTCCTGGTGCTGCTCATCGGCGGGATGGTGGTCGTCATCGGTGCGGCGATTGCCCTTGTCGGAACGCGGCGGCCGCCTTCCGCCTAG
- a CDS encoding polyprenyl synthetase family protein, producing the protein MTTLEDYLEKNAERIDKALHRYFGDVHGDLFRASAHLLLAGGKRLRPAVVILAADAVRKGSSDDLLPAALSLELTHNFTLIHDDIMDGDAARRGVPTVHTVWDEPTAILAGDVLYAKAFEFICFSEAADAAKIRAVKMLARTCTDICDGQSMDMAFEKRSDVQEVEYLEMVSKKTGVLYGASAAIGGILAGANPVQADALYQYGVNSGIAFQIQDDLIDLLASSEASGKDRASDIREGKQTLIAIRAREKGIDLVPYRRELSTAEIDDLIARLREAGVIDQVRAVAVERAAVAKQALSILPDTEERRLLEEIADFFIARGN; encoded by the coding sequence ATGACGACGCTTGAAGACTACCTGGAGAAGAATGCTGAGCGGATCGACAAGGCGCTCCACCGTTACTTCGGAGATGTCCACGGCGACCTCTTCCGGGCGAGCGCCCACCTGCTGCTTGCGGGGGGCAAACGCCTCCGCCCGGCGGTCGTCATTCTCGCTGCGGATGCGGTGAGGAAGGGGAGCTCCGACGACCTGCTCCCGGCGGCCCTTTCGCTCGAACTGACCCACAACTTCACCCTCATCCACGATGACATCATGGACGGCGACGCCGCCCGGCGCGGCGTGCCGACGGTGCATACGGTCTGGGACGAACCGACGGCGATTCTTGCCGGGGACGTGCTGTATGCAAAGGCGTTCGAGTTCATCTGCTTCTCGGAAGCCGCGGACGCCGCCAAGATCCGGGCGGTGAAGATGCTTGCCCGGACGTGCACCGACATCTGCGACGGGCAGAGCATGGACATGGCCTTCGAGAAGAGGAGCGACGTCCAGGAGGTGGAGTACCTGGAGATGGTCAGCAAGAAGACCGGTGTCCTCTACGGGGCATCCGCCGCCATCGGTGGAATCCTTGCCGGAGCAAATCCCGTCCAGGCCGACGCCCTCTATCAGTACGGGGTGAACAGCGGGATCGCCTTCCAGATACAGGACGACCTCATCGATCTCCTTGCGAGCAGTGAAGCGAGCGGCAAGGACCGGGCGTCGGATATCCGGGAAGGGAAACAGACCCTGATTGCTATCCGGGCGCGGGAGAAGGGGATCGATCTCGTTCCGTACCGGAGAGAACTCTCCACTGCCGAGATCGACGACCTGATCGCCCGGCTCCGGGAGGCCGGGGTCATCGACCAGGTCAGGGCGGTCGCCGTCGAACGGGCAGCCGTCGCGAAACAGGCGCTCTCGATTCTCCCGGACACGGAGGAGAGGCGGCTTCTTGAGGAGATCGCCGATTTCTTCATTGCTCGAGGCAACTGA
- a CDS encoding hemerythrin domain-containing protein, with product MPQILELIREDHDLIRALFDELESNPETRDVRCITLRRELPGHMHAEEVTLYAHLRDRVPEEIWRSLDEHTDVRETLARFERIPLRDDAWMPALADLRGRVEAHFVSEEGEVFARAEEHIERSDLFALSETFEKEKVAAARYVPV from the coding sequence ATGCCGCAGATTCTTGAATTGATCCGTGAGGATCACGATCTCATCAGGGCACTCTTCGACGAACTCGAGAGCAACCCCGAGACCCGGGACGTCCGGTGCATCACGCTTCGCCGGGAACTGCCGGGGCACATGCATGCAGAGGAGGTTACCCTGTATGCACACCTCCGGGACAGGGTTCCGGAGGAGATATGGCGATCGCTCGACGAGCACACCGATGTCCGGGAGACGCTTGCACGGTTTGAGAGGATCCCGCTCCGGGATGACGCCTGGATGCCGGCGCTCGCCGATCTTCGGGGACGGGTCGAGGCCCACTTCGTCTCGGAAGAGGGCGAGGTCTTCGCCCGGGCAGAGGAGCATATCGAGAGGAGCGATCTCTTCGCCCTCAGCGAGACGTTCGAGAAGGAGAAGGTGGCGGCGGCGCGGTACGTGCCGGTGTGA
- a CDS encoding flavodoxin domain-containing protein has protein sequence MAERILVAYATRYGSTAEVAEAIGNELRKAGVDVDVRPVGEVQDISPYRAAVIGSPIYMGKWLPEPQVFIEKNQQRLRTIPVAYFAVGLTVADGGPEILRKAEASMDSVRLLVNPVEVGVFPGRLESSGLSFTDRTIVKMIRAKTGDFRDWEAVRAWAQAVHQKLMAA, from the coding sequence ATGGCAGAGAGGATTCTTGTTGCCTACGCCACCCGCTACGGCTCGACCGCGGAAGTGGCAGAGGCGATCGGCAACGAACTCCGTAAAGCAGGCGTTGATGTCGATGTCAGGCCGGTGGGAGAGGTTCAGGACATCTCCCCGTACCGGGCCGCCGTCATCGGAAGCCCGATATACATGGGGAAGTGGCTTCCGGAACCGCAGGTCTTCATCGAGAAGAACCAGCAGCGCCTGCGCACCATCCCGGTCGCCTACTTCGCCGTGGGCCTCACGGTCGCAGACGGGGGGCCCGAGATCCTCAGGAAAGCGGAAGCATCGATGGACTCGGTCAGGCTGCTCGTCAACCCGGTGGAGGTCGGTGTCTTCCCGGGCAGACTGGAGAGCAGCGGCCTCTCCTTCACCGACCGCACCATCGTCAAGATGATCCGGGCAAAGACCGGAGACTTCCGCGACTGGGAAGCCGTCCGCGCCTGGGCACAGGCGGTGCATCAGAAACTCATGGCGGCGTGA
- a CDS encoding MBL fold metallo-hydrolase has product MNKYSFVARMPDKPGALHRAAEIVKSYSGNIIRIQYDRRIDPATVFFEVTAEPESYTRMKRDLHAIGYLQESLPTLGFLKFSVYLPHEPGSLFELLTYVTGAGANIAYIDFDDRRPDPGRVTISLNVEETAIVENLLDRLKSRYRLEILEYDTTGERLDDTVFYVRFAQAVRGLIGTAEDEFLLSLLQDVNHIVQELNSLGQDPREVFESILLTGRTLRDTTGDGFYADVQRISLADDVEVFCFQMPGGGNIFLLRAPDETVMIDTGYGIYHEDAVRMFRHYGLDDLGKIRRIYITHADADHCGAGGLFEAKAYTHTGSLEIIRRANRAYGSRSESSILEEVYTTVINLFSHFTPPGDPEVFPAERLGMRSIFPVLARFTVNGLEFEVLESLGGHMHGQVYFFCPTHGIIFTADTLINFGSLDEARRRYNSLADFLVTSVNVDSDCAKRERKALLELIHDLDEELRATGRRCLVACGHGAMSVLSDGRLEAIGPIERYRAKEEQD; this is encoded by the coding sequence GTGAATAAATACTCTTTTGTAGCCAGAATGCCCGACAAACCGGGCGCGCTGCATCGCGCGGCCGAGATCGTCAAGTCTTACTCGGGCAACATCATCCGCATCCAGTACGACCGCCGGATCGATCCCGCCACGGTATTCTTTGAGGTGACCGCAGAGCCGGAGAGTTACACCCGGATGAAGAGAGACCTCCACGCGATCGGCTACCTCCAGGAGTCGCTCCCGACGCTCGGGTTTCTCAAATTCTCCGTATACCTCCCTCACGAACCCGGATCCCTCTTCGAACTCCTCACCTACGTCACCGGGGCGGGGGCGAACATCGCCTACATCGACTTCGACGACCGGAGGCCGGACCCCGGGAGAGTCACGATCAGCCTGAACGTCGAAGAGACCGCGATCGTCGAGAACCTGCTCGACCGGCTGAAGTCCCGCTACCGTCTCGAGATCCTGGAGTACGACACCACCGGTGAGAGACTCGACGACACCGTCTTCTACGTCCGATTCGCCCAGGCGGTGCGGGGGCTGATCGGGACGGCGGAGGACGAGTTCCTGCTCTCGCTCCTGCAGGACGTCAACCACATCGTCCAGGAATTGAACAGCCTCGGCCAGGACCCAAGAGAGGTCTTCGAGTCCATCCTGCTCACCGGCCGGACGCTCCGGGACACCACCGGCGACGGGTTCTACGCGGACGTCCAGCGCATCAGCCTCGCCGACGACGTCGAGGTCTTCTGCTTCCAGATGCCGGGCGGCGGGAACATCTTCCTGCTCCGCGCCCCGGACGAGACGGTGATGATCGACACCGGATACGGGATCTATCACGAGGATGCCGTCCGGATGTTCCGGCACTACGGTCTCGATGATCTCGGGAAGATCCGGAGGATCTACATCACCCATGCCGATGCCGACCACTGCGGGGCGGGGGGACTCTTCGAGGCGAAGGCGTATACGCACACCGGGTCGCTCGAGATCATCCGCCGGGCGAACCGGGCATACGGGTCGCGCAGCGAGTCCTCGATCCTCGAAGAGGTCTACACGACCGTCATCAACCTCTTCTCGCACTTCACCCCCCCAGGCGACCCCGAGGTCTTTCCGGCGGAGAGGCTCGGCATGCGCTCGATCTTCCCCGTCCTCGCACGTTTTACGGTCAACGGCCTCGAGTTCGAGGTTCTCGAGTCTCTCGGCGGACATATGCACGGCCAGGTCTACTTCTTCTGCCCCACGCACGGGATCATCTTCACCGCCGACACACTGATCAACTTCGGCAGCCTCGACGAGGCGCGGAGACGCTACAACTCGCTCGCCGACTTCCTGGTGACCTCGGTCAACGTCGACAGCGACTGCGCCAAGAGAGAGAGGAAGGCACTGCTCGAACTGATCCATGACCTGGACGAAGAACTCAGAGCGACCGGCCGGCGGTGCCTGGTCGCGTGCGGCCACGGCGCCATGTCCGTCCTCTCGGACGGGAGGCTGGAAGCCATCGGGCCCATCGAGCGCTACCGGGCAAAAGAGGAGCAGGACTAG
- a CDS encoding isopentenyl phosphate kinase, whose product MTERVVLKLGGSVITDKSGDCAIDHARLREIAVELAAQRETALVLVHGAGSCGHPEARRYRINDGLTGENVPGVYETHTAVSSLNTAVVDALRDAGVEAIGIHPLDLGLAENGRLVSFETRHIAEMSEHGIVPVLHGDVVMDRLRGSCIVSGDQLVTHLAAALKSRRVGLATDVPGVLANGSVVPRIDRSTVESLDVGGSGNTDVTGGMRGKLAELLALADAGIDSHIFHVSKIGRFLDGIEHGGTMITAKE is encoded by the coding sequence ATGACTGAGAGAGTGGTACTGAAACTGGGGGGGAGCGTGATCACCGACAAGTCGGGGGATTGTGCCATCGATCACGCCCGCCTCCGCGAGATCGCGGTAGAACTTGCCGCACAGAGAGAGACCGCTCTCGTGCTCGTCCACGGCGCGGGGTCGTGCGGGCATCCCGAGGCCCGTCGCTACCGGATCAACGACGGCCTGACCGGAGAGAACGTCCCCGGCGTCTACGAGACACATACCGCCGTCTCAAGCCTGAACACGGCGGTCGTCGACGCTCTGCGGGACGCGGGGGTCGAGGCAATCGGCATCCACCCCCTCGACCTCGGCCTCGCCGAAAACGGACGTCTGGTCTCGTTCGAGACCCGCCACATCGCCGAAATGTCGGAACACGGCATTGTGCCCGTGCTGCACGGCGACGTGGTGATGGACCGTCTCCGGGGCTCCTGCATCGTCTCGGGCGACCAGCTCGTGACCCATCTTGCCGCCGCTCTCAAAAGCAGGCGGGTGGGCCTTGCAACGGATGTTCCCGGCGTCCTCGCGAACGGCTCGGTCGTCCCGCGTATCGACCGCAGCACGGTGGAGTCGCTCGATGTCGGCGGGTCGGGAAACACCGACGTGACCGGGGGCATGCGAGGCAAACTTGCGGAACTCCTGGCATTGGCCGATGCCGGCATCGATTCACACATCTTCCATGTCTCGAAGATCGGCCGGTTCCTGGACGGTATCGAGCATGGCGGAACAATGATAACCGCAAAGGAGTAA